In Oncorhynchus gorbuscha isolate QuinsamMale2020 ecotype Even-year unplaced genomic scaffold, OgorEven_v1.0 Un_scaffold_1051, whole genome shotgun sequence, one DNA window encodes the following:
- the fdxacb1 gene encoding ferredoxin-fold anticodon-binding domain-containing protein 1 has translation MMTSSEGGEAVLLVGEGNFSFSAALGRIVATDTNDITSGTDDITRETDNIAGGRGLRITATCLQTKEEALRHHGSAHNIHTITHSGGEVLFEVDCTRLSECVCLRGRQFDRVIFNFPHCGRKSGVKKNRLLLKHFFLSCVGVLKEEGEVLVSLCNGQGGTPADRPMREWHNSWQVVAMAAEAGLILNEVRPFDGEKPDSYQSTGYRGFLSNSNHPVRLVQDFLVQALEREWPVSMVTEPLPLIIHSSPQRLNACCPEIQDTHTHCYWLHPSHTHTTSHTPSDDHKHIDTLLADTHITYDSEDEGRERECSNRFKECVGEGEECVGEGEECVGVGGYMLRPSLLPQMEILREEREHREREEVLHGVSGLVFQRVHISPWSPPAFHQLLLWGAWPKASQSIPDLRRSLERLLTPYGLSLAEEQGSLWLAAEPMGRLGRLWADDLTDGVRVCLNLDLLASLVYSLPDWRLLWSPDPRFLNHFLLRPLPEQPFHPFSLFPQSFVYDISFWAGPDWQEAAFHALVREASREMVENVTLIDTYTPNTQTDTHPDVPHTYTPNTQTDTHPDDGFDVRMVLM, from the exons ATGATGACGTCATCAGAAGGTGGGGAGGCGGTGCTTCTGGTTGGAGAGGGGAACTTCTCGTTCTCTGCCGCTCTGGGCCGGATCGTCGCCACGGATACAAATGACATCACCTCGGGCACCGATGACATCACAAGGGAGACCGATAACATAGCCGGTGGGAGGGGTTTGAGGATCACAGCCACCTGTCTCCAGACCAAAGAGGAGGCGCTACGACACCACG GCTCCgcccacaacatacacacaatcacacactcag gtggggAGGTGCTGTTTGAGGTGGATTGTACGCgtctgtcagagtgtgtgtgtctgcgtggtCGACAGTTTGACCGTGTCATCTTTAACTTCCCTCACTGCGGTCGGAAGAGTGGCGTGAAGAAGAACAGGCTGCTGCTCAAACACTTTTTcctcag ctgtgtgggGGTGctgaaggaggaaggggaggtgcTTGTGTCTCTGTGCAACGGGCAGGGCGGGACTCCAGCCGACCGGCCAATGAGAGAGTGGCACAACAGCTGGCAGGTGGTCGCCATGGCAGCAGAGGCAGGGCTTATCCTGAATGAGGTCCGCCCCTTCGATGGCGAGAAACCTGACAGTTACCAATCCACCGGGTATAG ggGTTTTCTCTCGAATTCCAATCATCCCGTCAGGCTGGTTCAGGACTTTCTGGTTCAGGCCCTGGAGAGGGAATGGCCTGTCTCCATGGTTACAGAGCCCCTCCCCCTGATCATACACTCCTCCCCCCAGAGACTAAATGCATGTTGCCCTGAgatacaagacacacacacacattgctacTGGCtacacccctcccacacacacaccacttcacacACACCCTCAGATGATCACAAACACATAGACACTCTactggcagacacacacataacCTACGACTCagaggatgagggaagagagagagagtgtagcaACCGTTTTAAGGAGTGTGTaggtgagggagaggagtgtgtaggtgagggagaggagtgtGTAGGTGTTGGGGGATACATGCTGCGTCCTTCTCTACTGCCTCAGATGGAgatactgagagaggagagagaacacagagagagagaggaggttctgCATGGTGTGAGCGGCCTAGTCTTTCAGAGAGTTCACATCAGTCCCTGGTCCCCCCCTGCCTTCCACCAGCTCCTCCTCTGGGGAGCATGGCCCAAAGCCTCTCAGTCAATCCCTGACCTGAGGCGGAGTCTGGAGCGTCTACTGACCCCCTATGGGCTTTCCCTGGCTGAGGAGCAGGGGTCTCTGTGGCTGGCAGCCGAGCCAATGGGACGGCTAGGCCGGCTGTGGGCTGATGACCTCACTGATGGCGTCCGTGTGTGTCTGAACCTTGACCTCCTGGCGTCACTGGTCTACTCCCTACCTGACTGGCGCCTGCTCTGGTCACCTGACCCCCGCTTCCTCAACCACTTCCTGCTCCGTCCATTGCCAGAGCAACCGTTCCATCCCTTCTCCCTGTTTCCACAGAGCTTTGTTTATGACATCAGCTTCTGGGCGGGGCCAGACTGGCAGGAGGCAGCGTTTCATGCTCTAGTCAGGGAGGCcagtagagagatggtagagaacGTTACGCTCATCGACAcctacacacccaacacacagaccgacacac accCTGACGtaccacacacctacacacccaacacacagaccgacacacaccCTGAC GATGGTTTTGATGTgaggatggtgttgatgtga